AATACAGGCGACTAAAAAGTACATGGATAAGAAATTGAACTCTCTTCCACCAATGATTTTTGCTTGCTGAAAAATTTCAGATACCGTAATCATTGCTGCTAGAGAAGAGCCTTTCACTAAATCAATCGCGACGTTGCTCATAGGACCAATGGCAATTCTGATGGCTTGAGGCATAATGATTTCTCGAATGATTAACAATTTTTTCATACCTAGAGCTTTTGATGCTTCCCATTGCCCTTGATTGACACTACTCATGGCACTACGAAAAATTTCAGATAAAAAAGCGCTACTCGTCAAACCAAAACACAGAATACTTGCTATAATAGGATTTAGTTGCATAGGTAAACCGAAATATAAGGCAAAAAGTAAGACAATAGCAGGAATACCCCTAAAAAATGACGAGTAAATAATTAGAAATTGGTTGATTACTTTGTGATTGAGTAATCGTAATAAATAAATCACACTCGCTAGAATATTCCCTAGAAAAAATGAGGCGATACTGATTAATAAAGTATAAGGTAATCCTTTTAATACAAAGGGGATAGACTCAACCATTAATTTTGTATCAATTATCATGGTTATTCAACCTCAATTGTTTTTGAAATGGTGACAGATGGCTTTTTAGAAATATCTTCACCATAAAAAGATGTGGCAATTTTTGCTAAAGTTCCATCTTTTTTCATGTCAGAAATTGCTGAATCAATGTCTTTTTTTAATGCTGCATTGTC
This genomic stretch from Vagococcus sp. CY52-2 harbors:
- a CDS encoding amino acid ABC transporter permease, whose amino-acid sequence is MIIDTKLMVESIPFVLKGLPYTLLISIASFFLGNILASVIYLLRLLNHKVINQFLIIYSSFFRGIPAIVLLFALYFGLPMQLNPIIASILCFGLTSSAFLSEIFRSAMSSVNQGQWEASKALGMKKLLIIREIIMPQAIRIAIGPMSNVAIDLVKGSSLAAMITVSEIFQQAKIIGGREFNFLSMYFLVACIYWLLCILIEKIQYALEKRFPILS